A genomic segment from Vidua macroura isolate BioBank_ID:100142 chromosome Z, ASM2450914v1, whole genome shotgun sequence encodes:
- the PUM3 gene encoding pumilio homolog 3 isoform X1 — protein sequence MDNKGKKKFVGKSGKGPRGKAPHGKKRFNKGDDSGPPKKVFNKGDEEGKPKSISKKFVKGQLRPGKATVKQFKNKQQQEKFAKKRKLQNGEEGGSDSKKPKWTDFKKEKKELKLTRQINDKSYYDIIAKSKQIWESMRRKKCDKEKREKLMNELQKLLHGKIKNLAFAHDSTRVIQCFIQYGSEKQRQETFEELKDSLVELSKSKYSRNIVKKFLMYGTKAQVAEIIKSFKGHVKKMLRHSEASAVVEYAYNDKAILGQRNMLTEELYGNTFQVYKTPAVPTLDKVLEAQPEKREAILDEMKQILTPMAQKEAVIKHSLVHKVFLDFFTYALPKQRSEMIEAIREAVIYLAHTHDGARVAMHCLWHGTPKDRKVIVKTMKTYIEKIATGEFSHLVLLAAFDCIDDTKLVKQLIISEIKASLPDIINNKHGKKVLLYLLSPRDPAHFVPEIITLLQQGDGNAYSKKNTELRRHELLEAISLPLLEYVQEHTQEVVIDKATFVLVADILRTALGDIQPTLDAIAKLAAEELVPGGRDGQLHIAEHPAGHLVLKWLIEQDEKMRESGKEVCFGRTLVEHVGIENLKTWAEVNRGAIILCCLLRSTDEEVASTVKKGLKKLIPKLKRNKNVKGIEALLEKLTS from the exons ATGGATAACAAGGGTAAAAAGAAGTTCGTGGGCAAGAGTGGAAAAGGACCTCGTGGAAAAGCACCGCACGGGAAAAAGAGATTTAATAAAGGTGATG ATTCAGGTCCACCAAAGAAAGTCTTTAACAAAGGAGATGAGGAAGGAAAGCCTAAATCCATTTCCAAGAAATTTGTTAAAGGACAGTTAAGACCTGGAAAAGCTACTGTCAAACAATTCAAGAAtaaacagcaacaagaaaagtttgcaaagaagagaaaactcCAGAATGGTGAAGAGGGAG GGTCAGATTCTAAGAAGCCAAAATGGACTGacttcaaaaaggaaaagaaagagttaAAGCTAACCAGACAAATTAATGATAAAAGTTATTATGACATAATTGCAAAATCTAAACAAATATGGGAAAGCATGAGAAG GAAGAAATGTGATAAGGAGAAACGAGAAAAGCTGATGAATGAACTACAGAAGCTTCTtcatgggaaaattaaaaat CTGGCGTTTGCACACGATTCAACCCGGGTGATCCAGTGCTTTATTCAATATGGTAGTGAGAAGCAAAGGCAAGAGACATTTGAAGAATTGAaag ATAGCCTAGTAGAGTTGAGCAAGtcaaaatattccagaaatatTGTGAAGAAGTTTCTTATGTATGG GACAAAAGCACAAGttgcagaaataataaaaagttttaaaggCCACGTGAAAAAAATGCTCCGTCATTCTGAAGCATCTGCTGTGGTGGAATATGCATATAATGACAAAGCCATTCTGGGGCAGAGGAATATGCTGACAGAAGAACTATATGGGAACACTTTCCAGGTTTACAAG ACACCAGCTGTCCCAACACTGGACAAAGTGCTAGAAGCTCAACCTGAAAAGAGAGAGGCCATCTTGGATGAAATGAAGCAGATTCTTACACCAATGGCACAAAA AGAGGCGGTGATAAAGCACTCACTGGTACATAAAGTATTTTTGGACTTTTTCACTTACGCTCTTCCGAAACAAAGATCT gaaatgATAGAAGCTATCAGAGAGGCTGTCATCTACCTGGCACACACTCACGATGGAGCCCGAGTAGCAATGCACTGTTTATGGCATGGCACTCCCAAG GACAGGAAAGTCATTGTGAAAACTATGAAGACATATATTGAAAAAATAGCAACG GGTGAATTTTCTCATCTGGTCTTGCTGGCAGCATTTGATTGCATTGATGACACTAAACTTGTGAAGCAGTTAATTATATCA gaaataaaagcttCTTTGCCTGATATAATAAACAACAAACATGGAAAGAAGGTCTTGTTGTACTTGCTAAGTCCTAGAGATCCTGCACATTTTGTTCCAGAAATCATCACACTTCTGCAACAGGGAGATGGAAATGCCTATAG taagaaaaatactgaactCCGTCGCCATGAGCTCCTGGAAGCCATTTCCTTGCCTTTGCTAGAGTACGTGCAAGAACACACCCAAGAAGTAGTGATAGACAAAGCTACTTTTGTCTTGGTTGCTGATATTTTAAGAACAGCTCTTGGTGACATCCAGCCTACACTAGATGCAATTGCTAAGTTAGCAGCTGAAGAGCTGGTTCCAGGGGGCCGTGATGGACAG CTTCACATTGCAGAACATCCGGCAGGCCATCTAGTTTTGAAATGGTTAATAGAGCAAGatgaaaaaatgagagagagTGGAAAAGAAG tttgctttggAAGAACACTGGTGGAACATGTTGGTATTGAGAATCTGAAGACCTGGGCAGAAGTAAATCGAGGCGCCATTATTCTTTGTTG cCTTCTCCGAAGCACTGATGAAGAGGTGGCAAGCACAgttaaaaaaggattaaaaaagcTCATTCCAAAGCTTAAGCggaataaaaatgtaaaaggaatAGAAGCATTACTGGAAAAATTGACTTCCTAG
- the PUM3 gene encoding pumilio homolog 3 isoform X2, translating to MDNKGKKKFVGKSGKGPRGKAPHGKKRFNKDSGPPKKVFNKGDEEGKPKSISKKFVKGQLRPGKATVKQFKNKQQQEKFAKKRKLQNGEEGGSDSKKPKWTDFKKEKKELKLTRQINDKSYYDIIAKSKQIWESMRRKKCDKEKREKLMNELQKLLHGKIKNLAFAHDSTRVIQCFIQYGSEKQRQETFEELKDSLVELSKSKYSRNIVKKFLMYGTKAQVAEIIKSFKGHVKKMLRHSEASAVVEYAYNDKAILGQRNMLTEELYGNTFQVYKTPAVPTLDKVLEAQPEKREAILDEMKQILTPMAQKEAVIKHSLVHKVFLDFFTYALPKQRSEMIEAIREAVIYLAHTHDGARVAMHCLWHGTPKDRKVIVKTMKTYIEKIATGEFSHLVLLAAFDCIDDTKLVKQLIISEIKASLPDIINNKHGKKVLLYLLSPRDPAHFVPEIITLLQQGDGNAYSKKNTELRRHELLEAISLPLLEYVQEHTQEVVIDKATFVLVADILRTALGDIQPTLDAIAKLAAEELVPGGRDGQLHIAEHPAGHLVLKWLIEQDEKMRESGKEVCFGRTLVEHVGIENLKTWAEVNRGAIILCCLLRSTDEEVASTVKKGLKKLIPKLKRNKNVKGIEALLEKLTS from the exons ATGGATAACAAGGGTAAAAAGAAGTTCGTGGGCAAGAGTGGAAAAGGACCTCGTGGAAAAGCACCGCACGGGAAAAAGAGATTTAATAAAG ATTCAGGTCCACCAAAGAAAGTCTTTAACAAAGGAGATGAGGAAGGAAAGCCTAAATCCATTTCCAAGAAATTTGTTAAAGGACAGTTAAGACCTGGAAAAGCTACTGTCAAACAATTCAAGAAtaaacagcaacaagaaaagtttgcaaagaagagaaaactcCAGAATGGTGAAGAGGGAG GGTCAGATTCTAAGAAGCCAAAATGGACTGacttcaaaaaggaaaagaaagagttaAAGCTAACCAGACAAATTAATGATAAAAGTTATTATGACATAATTGCAAAATCTAAACAAATATGGGAAAGCATGAGAAG GAAGAAATGTGATAAGGAGAAACGAGAAAAGCTGATGAATGAACTACAGAAGCTTCTtcatgggaaaattaaaaat CTGGCGTTTGCACACGATTCAACCCGGGTGATCCAGTGCTTTATTCAATATGGTAGTGAGAAGCAAAGGCAAGAGACATTTGAAGAATTGAaag ATAGCCTAGTAGAGTTGAGCAAGtcaaaatattccagaaatatTGTGAAGAAGTTTCTTATGTATGG GACAAAAGCACAAGttgcagaaataataaaaagttttaaaggCCACGTGAAAAAAATGCTCCGTCATTCTGAAGCATCTGCTGTGGTGGAATATGCATATAATGACAAAGCCATTCTGGGGCAGAGGAATATGCTGACAGAAGAACTATATGGGAACACTTTCCAGGTTTACAAG ACACCAGCTGTCCCAACACTGGACAAAGTGCTAGAAGCTCAACCTGAAAAGAGAGAGGCCATCTTGGATGAAATGAAGCAGATTCTTACACCAATGGCACAAAA AGAGGCGGTGATAAAGCACTCACTGGTACATAAAGTATTTTTGGACTTTTTCACTTACGCTCTTCCGAAACAAAGATCT gaaatgATAGAAGCTATCAGAGAGGCTGTCATCTACCTGGCACACACTCACGATGGAGCCCGAGTAGCAATGCACTGTTTATGGCATGGCACTCCCAAG GACAGGAAAGTCATTGTGAAAACTATGAAGACATATATTGAAAAAATAGCAACG GGTGAATTTTCTCATCTGGTCTTGCTGGCAGCATTTGATTGCATTGATGACACTAAACTTGTGAAGCAGTTAATTATATCA gaaataaaagcttCTTTGCCTGATATAATAAACAACAAACATGGAAAGAAGGTCTTGTTGTACTTGCTAAGTCCTAGAGATCCTGCACATTTTGTTCCAGAAATCATCACACTTCTGCAACAGGGAGATGGAAATGCCTATAG taagaaaaatactgaactCCGTCGCCATGAGCTCCTGGAAGCCATTTCCTTGCCTTTGCTAGAGTACGTGCAAGAACACACCCAAGAAGTAGTGATAGACAAAGCTACTTTTGTCTTGGTTGCTGATATTTTAAGAACAGCTCTTGGTGACATCCAGCCTACACTAGATGCAATTGCTAAGTTAGCAGCTGAAGAGCTGGTTCCAGGGGGCCGTGATGGACAG CTTCACATTGCAGAACATCCGGCAGGCCATCTAGTTTTGAAATGGTTAATAGAGCAAGatgaaaaaatgagagagagTGGAAAAGAAG tttgctttggAAGAACACTGGTGGAACATGTTGGTATTGAGAATCTGAAGACCTGGGCAGAAGTAAATCGAGGCGCCATTATTCTTTGTTG cCTTCTCCGAAGCACTGATGAAGAGGTGGCAAGCACAgttaaaaaaggattaaaaaagcTCATTCCAAAGCTTAAGCggaataaaaatgtaaaaggaatAGAAGCATTACTGGAAAAATTGACTTCCTAG